A stretch of Aedes aegypti strain LVP_AGWG chromosome 2, AaegL5.0 Primary Assembly, whole genome shotgun sequence DNA encodes these proteins:
- the LOC5569035 gene encoding MOB kinase activator-like 3, whose protein sequence is MSYMYDAEEVEHFRKIACSQRKIPKIMALNGFLEFFQREKTFRPKKKFTQGTIRYSLHKQAHASLQSGINLREVVKLPPGENMNDWLAVHVVDFFNRINLIYGTISEYCNETTCPTMSGGSKYEYLWADGEIFKKPTQLPAPRYVELLMDWVENQINNEALFPVSTDVPFPKSFPTLCKKILARLFRVFVHVYIHHFDRIVSIGAEAHVNTCYKHFYYFIQEFDLMSAKELEPLAVMTAQMCKDV, encoded by the exons ATGAGCTACATGTATGACGCAGAGGAGGTCGAACACTTCAGGAAAATCGCCTGTTCCCAAAGGAAAATTCCAAAGATCATGGCGCTGAACGGGTTCCTGGAGTTCTTCCAGCGCGAGAAG ACCTTTCGCCCCAAGAAGAAGTTTACCCAAGGAACTATTCGCTATTCACTACACAAGCAAGCCCATGCTAGTCTGCAGTCCGGAATAAATTTGAGAGAAGTGGTTAAACTGCCTCCAGGAGAAAACATGAACGATTGGCTAGCCGTGCACGTAGTGGATTTTTTCAATCGAATCAATCTCATATACGGCACCATATCCGAATACTGTAACGAAACGACCTGCCCAACGATGAGCGGTGGGTCCAAATATGAGTATTTGTGGGCCGATGGGGAGATATTCAAGAAGCCAACGCAACTTCCTGCTCCCCGGTACGTTGAACTGCTGATGGACTGGGTCGAGAATCAAATCAACAATGAAGCGCTCTTCCCCGTGTCGACCGATGTGCCATTTCCCAAATCCTTCCCGACGCTTTGCAAGAAGATTCTGGCTAGACTGTTTCGCGTTTTCGTGCATGTCTATATCCACCACTTCGATCGAATCGTCAGTATTGGAGCG GAAGCTCACGTAAACACGTGCTACAAGCATTTTTACTACTTTATCCAAGAATTCGATTTGATGTCAGCGAAGGAGTTGGAACCGCTAGCCGTGATGACTGCTCAGATGTGTAAAGATGTGTAA
- the LOC5569034 gene encoding uncharacterized protein DDB_G0271670 isoform X3, translating into MSSSSASNLHTTGSIIHRDPPPTSFSNIFTRTRRFSASFSPLAVMSNGSSSPSRSGSCTPGPRLTPRISQLRQEECADLSNSREVNHEREVHSAMQMSQSYEDLTLVTENWSFSSGAKNNDDLGNPLHVALPSIGTSYCSSPSPTSRGGLGLQYPTTSPSPTRKFVTRRSMSPCPIRPSPLSSSVKRKFDLDDNYGNCCSPPPLKKIFTSERGSSPSCQTPSPSPICASPDSSTASFENGSNNASSSGRITPKFFVTKLASGQLSLPSSLTPNTGGSHPGGVAGLNTANSAPTLPLHTDSPPSSSSSSSLMMMDCGVSSSSGVHVQSDTAAKRLPLDATVSSSAGEAKIDCDEDITDLNAVASSSSMATTESSEAMMEEVLKTTRALEERTESELLDSSSSVSNSHRLSTGSISIASNDNNSESNSSLCPLAFGPGVIASAGATNGTGTYLPSNIEIAET; encoded by the exons ATGTCGTCTTCCAGCGCTTCCAATCTTCATACCACCGGTTCAATCATACACAG GGATCCTCCTCCAACTTCCTTTTCTAATATATTCACCCGTACGCGTCGATTCTCGGCCAGTTTTAGCCCGTTGGCGGTAATGTCCAATGGCAGTTCTAGTCCCAGCCGGTCCGGCAGTTGCACCCCGGGGCCCCGCCTAACGCCCCGGATATCCCAGCTGCGGCAGGAGGAATGCGCCGACCTGAGCAATAGCCGGGAAGTCAACCATGAACGGGAAGTCCACTCGGCCATGCAGATGTCCCAGAGCTACGAAGACCTGACGCTGGTCACGGAGAATTGGTCCTTCTCGTCCGGTGCCAAAAACAATGACGACCTAGGCAATCCGCTGCATGTCGCGCTGCCCTCGATTGGAACCAGCTACTGCTCTAGTCCTTCGCCCACCAG CCGTGGTGGTCTTGGGTTACAGTATCCCACCACATCGCCGTCGCCGACGAGGAAGTTTGTCACCCGGCGGTCGATGTCGCCCTGCCCGATCAGACCCAGCCCACTCAGCTCGTCAGTGAAGAGGAAGTTCGATCTGGACGATAACTACGGTAACTGCTGCTCTCCACCACCGCTGAAGAAAATCTTCACATCGGAGAG GGGTTCATCACCGAGTTGTCAGACTCCTTCCCCGTCTCCAATCTGCGCCAGTCCGGACTCTTCCACAGCATCGTTCGAAAACGGTAGCAATAACGCTTCCAGTAGCGGTCGAATAACGCCAAAGTTCTTCGTCACTAAGTTGGCATCCGGACAGCTTAGCTTACCCAGCAGCCTGACACCGAATACGGGCGGATCCCATCCTGGTGGTGTTGCTGGACTCAACACAGCCAATAGTGCCCCAACACTCCCTCTCCACACAGATTCACCGCCTTCGTCCTCGTCCTCGTCGTCCCTGATGATGATGGATTGCGGAGTAAGCAGCAGTAGCGGAGTCCATGTCCAATCAGATACAGCGGCCAAACGGCTCCCACTGGATGCCACGGTCAGTAGCTCAGCTGGGGAAGCTAAAATTGACTGCGATGAAGACATTACCGATTTGAATGCCGTGGCCAGCAGTTCCAGCATGGCCACAACAGAGTCTTCCGAGGCAATGATGGAGGAAGTCCTGAAGACAACCCGAGCCCTGGAGGAGCGAACAGAGTCTGAGCTTCTGGACAGTAGCAGTAGCGTGAGCAATAGTCATAGGCTTAGCACCGGAAGCATTAGTATTGCTAGCAATGATAACAACAGCGAAAGCAACAGTTCTCTCTGCCCGTTGGCGTTCGGGCCGGGTGTAATAGCCAGTGCGGGGGCAACCAATGGAACTGGAACATACCTGCCAAGCAATATCGAAATCGCTGAGACTTGA
- the LOC5569034 gene encoding uncharacterized protein DDB_G0271670 isoform X1, whose product MDVDSPNSLKRCSSAPQINNLLPSAVVGVNHPVVPMDEGQSQQDNSVAGSGQQTSTLRQTNPINNGNNSTNNNTLFLQHQHQSPNHLQSMSSSSASNLHTTGSIIHRDPPPTSFSNIFTRTRRFSASFSPLAVMSNGSSSPSRSGSCTPGPRLTPRISQLRQEECADLSNSREVNHEREVHSAMQMSQSYEDLTLVTENWSFSSGAKNNDDLGNPLHVALPSIGTSYCSSPSPTSRGGLGLQYPTTSPSPTRKFVTRRSMSPCPIRPSPLSSSVKRKFDLDDNYGNCCSPPPLKKIFTSERGSSPSCQTPSPSPICASPDSSTASFENGSNNASSSGRITPKFFVTKLASGQLSLPSSLTPNTGGSHPGGVAGLNTANSAPTLPLHTDSPPSSSSSSSLMMMDCGVSSSSGVHVQSDTAAKRLPLDATVSSSAGEAKIDCDEDITDLNAVASSSSMATTESSEAMMEEVLKTTRALEERTESELLDSSSSVSNSHRLSTGSISIASNDNNSESNSSLCPLAFGPGVIASAGATNGTGTYLPSNIEIAET is encoded by the exons ATGGACGTGGATTCGCCAAATTCGCTGAAAAGATGTTCCAGCGCCCCACAGATAAACAATTTACTGCCCTCGGCAGTTGTTGGCGTAAATCATCCCGTAGTGCCAATGGATGAAGGACAATCACAACAGGACAATTCCGTTGCGGGTTCAGGACAACAGACGTCCACACTGCGCCAGACTAATCCCATTAACAATGGCAACAACAGCACCAATAACAATACTTTGTTCCTACAGCACCAACATCAATCTCCGAATCATCTTCAGTCGATGTCGTCTTCCAGCGCTTCCAATCTTCATACCACCGGTTCAATCATACACAG GGATCCTCCTCCAACTTCCTTTTCTAATATATTCACCCGTACGCGTCGATTCTCGGCCAGTTTTAGCCCGTTGGCGGTAATGTCCAATGGCAGTTCTAGTCCCAGCCGGTCCGGCAGTTGCACCCCGGGGCCCCGCCTAACGCCCCGGATATCCCAGCTGCGGCAGGAGGAATGCGCCGACCTGAGCAATAGCCGGGAAGTCAACCATGAACGGGAAGTCCACTCGGCCATGCAGATGTCCCAGAGCTACGAAGACCTGACGCTGGTCACGGAGAATTGGTCCTTCTCGTCCGGTGCCAAAAACAATGACGACCTAGGCAATCCGCTGCATGTCGCGCTGCCCTCGATTGGAACCAGCTACTGCTCTAGTCCTTCGCCCACCAG CCGTGGTGGTCTTGGGTTACAGTATCCCACCACATCGCCGTCGCCGACGAGGAAGTTTGTCACCCGGCGGTCGATGTCGCCCTGCCCGATCAGACCCAGCCCACTCAGCTCGTCAGTGAAGAGGAAGTTCGATCTGGACGATAACTACGGTAACTGCTGCTCTCCACCACCGCTGAAGAAAATCTTCACATCGGAGAG GGGTTCATCACCGAGTTGTCAGACTCCTTCCCCGTCTCCAATCTGCGCCAGTCCGGACTCTTCCACAGCATCGTTCGAAAACGGTAGCAATAACGCTTCCAGTAGCGGTCGAATAACGCCAAAGTTCTTCGTCACTAAGTTGGCATCCGGACAGCTTAGCTTACCCAGCAGCCTGACACCGAATACGGGCGGATCCCATCCTGGTGGTGTTGCTGGACTCAACACAGCCAATAGTGCCCCAACACTCCCTCTCCACACAGATTCACCGCCTTCGTCCTCGTCCTCGTCGTCCCTGATGATGATGGATTGCGGAGTAAGCAGCAGTAGCGGAGTCCATGTCCAATCAGATACAGCGGCCAAACGGCTCCCACTGGATGCCACGGTCAGTAGCTCAGCTGGGGAAGCTAAAATTGACTGCGATGAAGACATTACCGATTTGAATGCCGTGGCCAGCAGTTCCAGCATGGCCACAACAGAGTCTTCCGAGGCAATGATGGAGGAAGTCCTGAAGACAACCCGAGCCCTGGAGGAGCGAACAGAGTCTGAGCTTCTGGACAGTAGCAGTAGCGTGAGCAATAGTCATAGGCTTAGCACCGGAAGCATTAGTATTGCTAGCAATGATAACAACAGCGAAAGCAACAGTTCTCTCTGCCCGTTGGCGTTCGGGCCGGGTGTAATAGCCAGTGCGGGGGCAACCAATGGAACTGGAACATACCTGCCAAGCAATATCGAAATCGCTGAGACTTGA
- the LOC5569034 gene encoding uncharacterized protein DDB_G0271670 isoform X2: MDVDSPNSLKRCSSAPQINNLLPSAVVGVNHPVVPMDEGQSQQDNSVAGSGQQTSTLRQTNPINNGNNSTNNNTLFLQHQHQSPNHLQSMSSSSASNLHTTGSIIHSFSPLAVMSNGSSSPSRSGSCTPGPRLTPRISQLRQEECADLSNSREVNHEREVHSAMQMSQSYEDLTLVTENWSFSSGAKNNDDLGNPLHVALPSIGTSYCSSPSPTSRGGLGLQYPTTSPSPTRKFVTRRSMSPCPIRPSPLSSSVKRKFDLDDNYGNCCSPPPLKKIFTSERGSSPSCQTPSPSPICASPDSSTASFENGSNNASSSGRITPKFFVTKLASGQLSLPSSLTPNTGGSHPGGVAGLNTANSAPTLPLHTDSPPSSSSSSSLMMMDCGVSSSSGVHVQSDTAAKRLPLDATVSSSAGEAKIDCDEDITDLNAVASSSSMATTESSEAMMEEVLKTTRALEERTESELLDSSSSVSNSHRLSTGSISIASNDNNSESNSSLCPLAFGPGVIASAGATNGTGTYLPSNIEIAET; the protein is encoded by the exons ATGGACGTGGATTCGCCAAATTCGCTGAAAAGATGTTCCAGCGCCCCACAGATAAACAATTTACTGCCCTCGGCAGTTGTTGGCGTAAATCATCCCGTAGTGCCAATGGATGAAGGACAATCACAACAGGACAATTCCGTTGCGGGTTCAGGACAACAGACGTCCACACTGCGCCAGACTAATCCCATTAACAATGGCAACAACAGCACCAATAACAATACTTTGTTCCTACAGCACCAACATCAATCTCCGAATCATCTTCAGTCGATGTCGTCTTCCAGCGCTTCCAATCTTCATACCACCGGTTCAATCATACACAG TTTTAGCCCGTTGGCGGTAATGTCCAATGGCAGTTCTAGTCCCAGCCGGTCCGGCAGTTGCACCCCGGGGCCCCGCCTAACGCCCCGGATATCCCAGCTGCGGCAGGAGGAATGCGCCGACCTGAGCAATAGCCGGGAAGTCAACCATGAACGGGAAGTCCACTCGGCCATGCAGATGTCCCAGAGCTACGAAGACCTGACGCTGGTCACGGAGAATTGGTCCTTCTCGTCCGGTGCCAAAAACAATGACGACCTAGGCAATCCGCTGCATGTCGCGCTGCCCTCGATTGGAACCAGCTACTGCTCTAGTCCTTCGCCCACCAG CCGTGGTGGTCTTGGGTTACAGTATCCCACCACATCGCCGTCGCCGACGAGGAAGTTTGTCACCCGGCGGTCGATGTCGCCCTGCCCGATCAGACCCAGCCCACTCAGCTCGTCAGTGAAGAGGAAGTTCGATCTGGACGATAACTACGGTAACTGCTGCTCTCCACCACCGCTGAAGAAAATCTTCACATCGGAGAG GGGTTCATCACCGAGTTGTCAGACTCCTTCCCCGTCTCCAATCTGCGCCAGTCCGGACTCTTCCACAGCATCGTTCGAAAACGGTAGCAATAACGCTTCCAGTAGCGGTCGAATAACGCCAAAGTTCTTCGTCACTAAGTTGGCATCCGGACAGCTTAGCTTACCCAGCAGCCTGACACCGAATACGGGCGGATCCCATCCTGGTGGTGTTGCTGGACTCAACACAGCCAATAGTGCCCCAACACTCCCTCTCCACACAGATTCACCGCCTTCGTCCTCGTCCTCGTCGTCCCTGATGATGATGGATTGCGGAGTAAGCAGCAGTAGCGGAGTCCATGTCCAATCAGATACAGCGGCCAAACGGCTCCCACTGGATGCCACGGTCAGTAGCTCAGCTGGGGAAGCTAAAATTGACTGCGATGAAGACATTACCGATTTGAATGCCGTGGCCAGCAGTTCCAGCATGGCCACAACAGAGTCTTCCGAGGCAATGATGGAGGAAGTCCTGAAGACAACCCGAGCCCTGGAGGAGCGAACAGAGTCTGAGCTTCTGGACAGTAGCAGTAGCGTGAGCAATAGTCATAGGCTTAGCACCGGAAGCATTAGTATTGCTAGCAATGATAACAACAGCGAAAGCAACAGTTCTCTCTGCCCGTTGGCGTTCGGGCCGGGTGTAATAGCCAGTGCGGGGGCAACCAATGGAACTGGAACATACCTGCCAAGCAATATCGAAATCGCTGAGACTTGA
- the LOC5569041 gene encoding SET and MYND domain-containing protein 4 — translation MENGWDVTVAKIVRKYNLTEVVKQYSGEIDTIRKLDAIPDIRKLCRSWIKKLPAVRGNDEEKSHLYRENGNEIFRSRKSPHVALEAYSKAIFAAPRGSPALALAHANRAIVLMSLKRHREAYEDCQLALDGAYPAENRLRVLFRQAECALQMRDREGLERALEGIEKFSEEQDLASFEEERYKRLQQLAEMIALSEIPPESDDGLLSFPELEEKSDTVHGRFIVTKNEIKADEPIVQEKAVSFVPVYDPRGHSEIPPFDCQFCGEVNIIPFPCPSCGRACYCSVACCKEHSELHRYECPGYEKHLWYLIGIAHLGMRSFLDGFASSTHNLEELKECNAEKMFQYVSDKAEMQYKAYPYGKVFRLVANLDKMLLSDMVQYALTAYMLTIYLSDFTQFFNELGDRPAVMPKEDWFLYSSAVILRHIGQLVCNGHAISELRVCTASENNCLEADSFNIKAGFLHRCFESTRVFTGIFPQISMFNHSCDPNIRNCFSKSTLTVYATRDVEAGGEIFNCYGPNFKLMSREDRQSALKQQYCFDCDCIRCSSKKDEDYEMYERYKCPFAKCSKQFIVAQNVDPFEKDIKCPMCKRIIDCSCFQIIASGMSSEGEASYEDFEEALKAYNKCKLILSQYHETKITLAHMIFIQYLPFSGLDERCLNALKKLAYEFVQIREHRFGMMSPEYVVACFYLLDLLVIESKCEGDFHVDLESATIVDKFKKAIDIFGHGTRTRVMQYVKAHLG, via the exons AAAACTCTGCCGGTCATGGATCAAAAAGCTGCCCGCCGTTCGTGGCAACGACGAGGAAAAGTCCCACCTCTACCGGGAAAATGGGAACGAAATTTTCCGCAGCCGCAAAAGTCCACACGTGGCCCTAGAAGCGTACAGCAAGGCCATCTTTGCAGCGCCACGAGGATCACCAGCGTTGGCTTTGGCGCATGCCAACCGAGCAATCGTGCTAATGAGTCTGAAGCGGCACCGGGAGGCATACGAGGATTGCCAGCTAGCGTTGGACGGTGCCTATCCGGCAGAAAACCGACTCAGGGTGCTGTTCCGACAGGCGGAATGTGCACTACAAATGCGGGACCGAGAGGGACTGGAGCGAGCTCTCGAGGGTAttgagaaattttccgaggagcAGGATTTGGCTAGTTTTGAGGAGGAAAGAT ATAAAAGGTTGCAACAGTTAGCTGAAATGATAGCCCTGTCAGAGATACCACCAGAATCTGACGATGGACTGCTGAGCTTTCCGGAGCTTGAAGA AAAGTCGGATACTGTCCATGGAAGATTTATAGTGACGAAAAATGAAATCAAAGCTGATGAACCAATAGTTCAGGAAAAGGCGGTTTCCTTTGTGCCAGTTTACGATCCGAGGGGTCATTCGGAGATACCTCCATTTGATTGTCAATTCTGTGGTGAAGTTAACATCATCCCATTTCC CTGTCCATCGTGTGGTCGAGCTTGCTACTGTAGTGTCGCTTGTTGTAAGGAACACAGCGAACTTCATCGCTACGAATGTCCGGGGTATGAAAAACATTTGTGGTATCTTATTGGCATTGCACATCTGGGAATGCGAAGCTTCTTGGACGGATTCGCATCAAGTACACACAATCTGGAAGAATTGAAAGAATGTAATGCAGAAAAGATGTTCCAATATGTCTCCGACAAAGCTGAGATGCAGTATAAAGCGTACCCTTATGGAAAAGTCTTTCGACTAGTGGCTAACCTTGACAAAATGTTGCTGAGCGATATGGTTCAGTATGCATTG ACTGCCTACATGCTGACGATCTACTTGAGTGACTTCACCCAATTCTTCAACGAACTAGGAGATAGACCAGCGGTTATGCCGAAGGAAGATTGGTTTTTGTACAGCTCTGCGGTGATTCTGCGCCATATTGGTCAACTGGTTTGCAACGGACATGCAATCAGTGAGCTTCGCGTGTGTACTGCGTCGGAGAACAACTGTTTAGAGGCAGACAGCTTTAATATTAAAGCCGGTTTCCTACATCGATGTTTCGAGAGCACTCGTGTGTTCACCGGAATTTTCCCTCAAATCAGCATGTTCAACCATTCCTGTGATCCAAACATTCGCAATTGTTTTAGTAAGAGTACACTGACGGTTTATGCGACGCGAGATGTAGAAGCTGGAGGCGAGATTTTCAATTGTTATGGGCCAAACTTCAAGTTAATGTCGAGGGAGGATCGACAATCAGCATTAAAACAACAATACTGCTTTGACTGCGATTGCATTAGATGTTCGTCCAAAAAAGATGAAGATTAT GAAATGTACGAACGCTACAAATGTCCCTTCGCCAAATGTTCAAAACAGTTCATTGTAGCGCAAAATGTTGATCCGTTTGAAAAGGATATCAAATGCCCTATGTGCAAACGAATCATCGATTGTTCGtgctttcaaataattgcaagcGGGATGTCGAGTGAAGGCGAAG CTTCCTATGAAGACTTCGaagaagctctgaaagcttaCAACAAGTGCAAGTTGATTTTGTCGCAATATCATGAAACAAAAATCACTTTGGCCCatatgattttcattcaataccTGCCCTTCTCCGGCTTGGACGAGCGATGCCTGAATGCGTTGAAGAAATTGGCCTACGAGTTTGTTCAAATTCGAGAGCACCGTTTCGGAATGATGAGTCCAGAGTACGTCGTGGCTTGCTTCTACTTGCTGGATTTGCTTGTCATCGAATCGAAGTGCGAAGGAGATTTCCACGTAGATCTCGAATCAGCTACGATCGTcgataaatttaaaaaagccATCGACATTTTTGGTCATGGGACTAGAACAAGAGTAATGCAGTACGTCAAAGCGCATTTAGGCTAG